The proteins below come from a single Piscinibacter gummiphilus genomic window:
- a CDS encoding immunity 22 family protein, which produces MARRDYSEDEDYYTQDLERDGVVSIWAGLSEGSSHLDVLQDLCGVGYYSLDNQEGMNFGFRLVPVSELLDRLSYSSSFAQLAVEKAKSLGLSQARWVTIQYDFAYSPEKVRRPIAQDPVFLGVFKYSAQVGQDA; this is translated from the coding sequence ATGGCTCGCCGCGATTACTCCGAAGACGAGGACTACTACACGCAAGACCTCGAGCGAGACGGCGTCGTTTCGATCTGGGCTGGACTCTCCGAAGGCTCTTCCCATCTGGATGTCCTTCAAGACTTGTGCGGAGTTGGGTACTACTCACTCGACAATCAAGAAGGCATGAACTTCGGCTTCAGGCTTGTGCCCGTTAGCGAGCTTCTAGATCGCCTGTCCTACTCGTCTTCATTCGCTCAGCTCGCGGTAGAGAAAGCAAAATCATTGGGTTTGAGCCAGGCGCGCTGGGTCACGATCCAGTACGACTTTGCGTACTCGCCAGAAAAGGTTCGCAGACCTATTGCCCAAGACCCGGTGTTTCTCGGCGTCTTCAAATACAGCGCGCAAGTGGGGCAAGATGCCTAA
- a CDS encoding AAA family ATPase — protein sequence MLSSPSFYVITGASGAGKSTLVAALSELGYSTVQEAALAILREQQECNGSILPWVDRTAFFEAVLARNISNHQAARTQKTPVFFDRGIPECLAWLQLSGQTLELRHRAAVATHRYASTVFVAEPWAEIYVQDAERQAGFERATRSYEPTVAAYREAGYKTCLLPKVSVKERVAFILERVETGA from the coding sequence GTGCTGAGCAGTCCGAGTTTCTATGTGATCACCGGCGCTTCCGGAGCCGGGAAGTCCACTCTTGTGGCCGCGCTAAGTGAGCTTGGCTACTCCACCGTCCAAGAAGCGGCTCTTGCCATCCTGCGAGAGCAACAAGAATGCAACGGCAGCATTCTTCCCTGGGTCGATCGCACAGCATTCTTCGAAGCAGTTCTGGCAAGAAACATCAGCAACCATCAAGCCGCTCGAACGCAGAAGACTCCCGTCTTCTTTGATCGCGGCATACCGGAGTGCTTGGCCTGGCTACAACTGTCGGGCCAGACGCTGGAGCTTCGGCATCGCGCGGCTGTAGCAACGCACCGCTACGCTTCCACAGTGTTTGTGGCAGAGCCCTGGGCGGAGATCTATGTGCAAGATGCGGAGCGCCAAGCCGGCTTCGAGCGAGCAACGCGCTCCTATGAGCCCACCGTGGCAGCGTATAGAGAAGCCGGCTACAAGACCTGCCTTCTTCCAAAGGTATCAGTGAAAGAGCGGGTGGCCTTCATCCTTGAGCGGGTGGAAACTGGCGCCTAA
- a CDS encoding TonB family protein: MLATIEARKVVTTLAFALTCSNPCLAQVYDTTKPGCPNFRQALQSEGFPNSAERLGLDQGSVTVEFTLNPDGSTANPTILKSSHNAFNRPTIERISKLKCAGDKHPVRVQFSAEYKK, translated from the coding sequence ATGCTCGCCACAATCGAAGCTCGCAAAGTAGTTACTACATTGGCTTTCGCGCTGACTTGTTCGAACCCATGCCTTGCTCAGGTCTACGACACGACCAAACCAGGGTGTCCGAATTTTCGGCAAGCCCTTCAGTCGGAAGGCTTTCCCAATTCAGCCGAAAGGCTCGGGTTGGATCAAGGCTCTGTCACGGTTGAATTCACACTGAATCCAGATGGATCCACGGCGAATCCAACCATTCTTAAGTCCTCTCACAATGCCTTCAATCGCCCTACGATCGAACGCATCAGCAAGCTCAAATGCGCTGGAGACAAGCATCCTGTGCGAGTTCAGTTTTCAGCTGAATACAAGAAGTAG
- a CDS encoding cupin domain-containing protein → MAIPHANPGQLIDIRPLGLRLQSAKTTALFKSEQLEVIRLVLLAGRSLPPHSVAGEITIQCVEGRIDVTVDSQSHLLEAGEMIFLARSASHGVIAIEDSSALVTIVLSK, encoded by the coding sequence ATGGCAATCCCACACGCAAATCCCGGTCAGCTCATCGACATCCGTCCATTGGGCCTGCGCCTTCAGAGCGCAAAGACCACCGCGCTGTTCAAGTCCGAGCAGCTTGAAGTGATACGTCTCGTGCTTCTGGCAGGAAGGTCACTTCCGCCACATAGCGTCGCGGGCGAGATCACCATCCAGTGCGTCGAGGGTCGAATCGATGTCACGGTCGATTCGCAGAGCCATTTGCTTGAGGCGGGAGAAATGATCTTTCTAGCAAGGTCTGCATCGCACGGGGTAATCGCCATCGAAGATTCATCTGCGTTGGTGACCATCGTCCTGTCGAAGTAG
- a CDS encoding DUF4166 domain-containing protein — protein sequence METVVEEWFGEGFRELHPLLQGLHRSGGVLSGQVHVSFGAGFAGLVGKRLASRLGVPVTPGAHHLQVSIHGQAGRLHWSRRFNGLSEFVSEFKPVGHHPTGHWVEQSGALSLELGVKVLAGGWHWEHRNTRLLGIPVPKALFPTTFASKSIEGQFYRFSVEVRAPALGKLLAYSGTLAPNPSIERTSPGKPGAASHVKR from the coding sequence ATGGAGACAGTCGTTGAAGAGTGGTTCGGCGAGGGGTTCCGTGAGCTTCACCCGTTGCTTCAGGGCTTGCACAGAAGCGGCGGTGTCCTAAGCGGGCAGGTCCACGTTTCGTTTGGTGCAGGCTTCGCAGGTCTTGTCGGCAAGCGGCTTGCTTCTCGGCTCGGAGTACCTGTCACCCCTGGCGCTCATCACCTTCAAGTCTCCATTCATGGCCAAGCAGGGCGCCTGCATTGGTCTCGCAGGTTCAATGGCCTAAGCGAGTTCGTCTCCGAGTTCAAGCCAGTTGGTCACCATCCCACTGGTCATTGGGTCGAGCAGTCCGGTGCGTTGAGCTTAGAGCTAGGCGTCAAGGTTCTCGCTGGCGGGTGGCACTGGGAACACCGCAACACAAGGCTGTTGGGTATCCCGGTGCCCAAAGCATTGTTCCCCACCACCTTTGCATCCAAGAGCATCGAAGGCCAGTTCTACCGGTTCTCGGTAGAAGTCAGGGCTCCAGCGCTAGGCAAGCTGCTGGCCTACTCGGGCACACTGGCGCCTAACCCTTCCATCGAGAGGACGTCGCCCGGCAAGCCGGGCGCCGCCTCTCATGTCAAACGTTAG
- a CDS encoding DUF4156 domain-containing protein — protein sequence MNKFILIACSGALLWLAGCATSLEPGAERIRMVTAEQKAACEPLGLIAADQQLGPYKTQNSMNKMLNEAARRGANAVFLVSQGKSGIDGVSVTAEALRCK from the coding sequence ATGAACAAATTCATTCTCATTGCTTGTTCGGGAGCCTTGCTTTGGCTTGCAGGTTGTGCAACTTCACTTGAGCCTGGGGCCGAAAGGATTCGCATGGTCACCGCAGAGCAAAAGGCAGCCTGCGAGCCTCTTGGCCTTATCGCAGCGGATCAGCAGCTAGGCCCGTACAAAACACAGAACTCAATGAATAAGATGCTTAACGAAGCTGCACGCCGAGGCGCAAATGCCGTCTTCCTGGTTTCTCAAGGCAAGAGTGGCATTGATGGTGTGTCTGTCACCGCAGAAGCACTTCGCTGCAAGTAG
- a CDS encoding GIY-YIG nuclease family protein has translation MHTAQSILSVDTHLNARPSLIPPEPGVYAFWWIGNRDDLLKSTRTVLLKGPNEVRMKVEYREWWPRELIYPCLYVGKSTNLRKRFGLHIKSNSHGRLHVPHIEHHKATPSTTSCQLRWGIEHIFPSEMDPLRLIRSSVGFSYRNDFADNAIAERFFEEDRLVGTWRPWFNIDSER, from the coding sequence ATGCATACAGCGCAGTCCATACTGAGTGTCGACACACATCTGAATGCTCGTCCTTCGCTCATCCCGCCCGAGCCGGGTGTGTACGCGTTCTGGTGGATCGGGAATCGCGACGACCTGCTGAAGTCGACCCGCACTGTCCTGCTGAAGGGGCCAAATGAAGTTCGCATGAAGGTCGAGTACAGAGAGTGGTGGCCCAGAGAGCTGATCTATCCGTGCCTCTACGTCGGAAAGTCGACCAATCTCCGCAAACGGTTCGGGCTTCATATCAAGAGCAATAGCCATGGCCGTCTTCACGTACCTCATATAGAGCACCACAAAGCCACTCCCAGTACAACCTCGTGCCAGCTTCGCTGGGGGATTGAGCACATTTTTCCCAGTGAAATGGATCCATTGCGCCTAATCCGAAGTTCGGTCGGCTTCTCGTATCGGAATGATTTCGCAGACAACGCGATCGCAGAACGCTTCTTCGAGGAGGACAGGCTCGTGGGAACTTGGCGTCCCTGGTTCAATATCGACTCGGAGCGCTGA
- a CDS encoding GNAT family N-acetyltransferase, producing the protein MRVEAADVSDAEAISALIVELSEPFFLSPSREGAEPFLASISVEAVRRYLSAANFSYYVARSEGRLAGFVALRDNAHLFHLFVAKAFQGRQLASQLWAIAQTEALQAGNPGEFTVNSSLTAVPVYERFGFAREGEVKSVHGISFQPMRLRSGQNGA; encoded by the coding sequence ATGAGAGTCGAAGCCGCAGACGTATCTGATGCCGAAGCAATCAGTGCGCTGATTGTCGAACTGAGTGAGCCGTTCTTTTTGTCTCCTTCGCGTGAGGGTGCGGAGCCTTTCCTCGCGTCCATTAGCGTTGAAGCAGTGCGTCGCTACTTAAGTGCAGCCAACTTCTCCTACTACGTCGCACGGTCAGAAGGCAGACTCGCGGGTTTCGTGGCGCTACGAGATAACGCGCACTTGTTCCACTTGTTCGTTGCCAAGGCATTCCAAGGCAGACAGTTGGCGAGCCAACTCTGGGCCATAGCCCAAACAGAGGCACTACAAGCTGGAAACCCAGGTGAGTTCACAGTCAACTCAAGTCTCACCGCCGTGCCTGTCTACGAAAGGTTCGGCTTTGCGCGCGAGGGAGAGGTTAAGAGCGTGCATGGCATCTCTTTTCAGCCCATGCGTCTGAGGTCGGGCCAGAATGGCGCCTAA
- a CDS encoding ankyrin repeat domain-containing protein: MSEVTRRDLLRAVIRAEIEKLTLLKESGVSLTEKTEEDGWSLIHSALLSPYLKVPPESLRFLISSGVDATSPDMYGNTPLHYAVRSSDLESAKILVESGSSVNVPNRDGVTPLHQALLRNPVNFSLVEYLLSVGGDQDHRLSSGSTIKSYVAVISHGENASLKSLFERYDNGA; encoded by the coding sequence ATGTCGGAAGTCACACGCAGAGATCTGCTTAGAGCCGTAATCCGGGCGGAGATTGAGAAACTGACCCTCCTTAAAGAATCTGGCGTCTCGCTGACGGAGAAAACCGAGGAAGATGGGTGGAGCCTCATTCACTCTGCACTTCTATCCCCGTACCTAAAGGTTCCGCCAGAATCTCTCAGGTTTCTCATCTCTAGTGGTGTTGATGCGACAAGCCCAGACATGTATGGGAACACGCCGCTTCACTATGCCGTGCGAAGTTCAGATCTCGAGTCGGCAAAGATCTTGGTTGAGTCGGGCTCAAGCGTTAACGTTCCAAATCGCGACGGCGTCACGCCCCTTCACCAAGCGCTACTAAGAAACCCAGTCAATTTTTCTCTGGTTGAGTACTTGTTGTCTGTGGGCGGAGATCAGGACCACAGACTTAGCTCTGGAAGCACGATCAAAAGCTACGTTGCTGTTATTTCTCACGGAGAAAACGCCTCGCTTAAGAGCCTGTTCGAAAGGTACGACAACGGCGCCTAA
- a CDS encoding STM4504/CBY_0614 family protein, with amino-acid sequence MKIFDLFSKRQKRLRGEVPDVYVYDALPNPLRVQIVHIIKDAFGVDNYGSNHAEKAYAFVNDALCREYGVFELIKHSDSPQGSVFNFFLKEESVERAIDVIEVCFKVIDTYIRDEYRYQNNTKREVQPDAAIEELNTRFKEHGVGYQFEANEIIRVDSRPLDGRVRPHASHDPELHSALGGVVSKKTHLTSTCCAAAGACTACIALPGARVRGPGLKLLKQQSEPHFLPCGSTTCGLVGADHLRLALGLQLPVLASECLRFDHLVRR; translated from the coding sequence ATGAAGATCTTCGACCTCTTCTCAAAACGGCAGAAGCGCCTTCGCGGTGAAGTGCCGGATGTCTATGTATATGACGCGCTGCCGAACCCCTTGCGGGTTCAGATCGTGCACATCATCAAAGACGCATTTGGTGTAGACAACTATGGAAGCAATCATGCTGAGAAAGCATATGCCTTCGTGAATGACGCTCTGTGCCGCGAATACGGAGTGTTTGAACTCATCAAACATTCCGACTCCCCGCAAGGGTCGGTCTTCAATTTTTTCCTCAAGGAAGAGTCGGTCGAAAGAGCAATTGATGTCATCGAAGTTTGCTTCAAGGTGATCGACACCTACATTCGAGATGAATACCGATACCAGAACAACACCAAGAGAGAAGTTCAACCCGACGCCGCCATCGAAGAGCTGAATACTCGGTTCAAAGAACACGGCGTCGGATATCAGTTCGAGGCAAACGAGATCATTCGTGTCGACTCACGTCCTCTCGATGGAAGGGTTAGGCCGCACGCCTCGCACGACCCGGAACTGCATTCTGCGTTGGGTGGCGTTGTGAGCAAGAAAACGCACCTCACCAGCACGTGCTGCGCAGCAGCTGGTGCTTGCACGGCCTGTATTGCTTTGCCTGGCGCGCGAGTGCGAGGACCAGGACTGAAGCTCCTGAAGCAGCAAAGCGAGCCGCATTTTCTTCCTTGTGGCTCTACGACCTGTGGTCTTGTTGGCGCAGATCATCTTCGGCTAGCTCTCGGACTCCAGCTTCCAGTACTCGCTTCCGAATGTCTTCGATTCGATCACTTGGTTCGACGGTGA
- a CDS encoding DUF3658 domain-containing protein codes for MNRTVAEELYGACERVLANLTECEAAIRKIEDTEERQALLKALSSAIMEVLAGVRAPVVRQFPELQPHEATGRPDTELDEEDLAAISQLPEADIAAIDVALLAECATSWRKVARVVGSAMKSLQEKLDDIPDGYYARRVVALAAAGKIESDGNLHYMRSSEVRLPQGQQSAA; via the coding sequence ATGAATCGAACAGTCGCGGAAGAGTTGTATGGCGCCTGTGAGCGTGTATTGGCGAATCTCACGGAATGCGAAGCGGCAATCCGCAAAATCGAAGACACCGAAGAACGACAGGCGCTGCTAAAGGCACTGTCTAGCGCGATCATGGAAGTCTTAGCTGGCGTCAGAGCTCCTGTTGTTCGGCAGTTTCCTGAACTTCAACCTCACGAAGCAACTGGACGGCCAGATACCGAGCTAGACGAAGAAGATCTTGCGGCGATCTCTCAGCTTCCCGAGGCGGATATAGCGGCAATCGATGTGGCGCTCCTGGCCGAGTGCGCTACTTCTTGGCGAAAAGTTGCTCGCGTCGTAGGCTCTGCAATGAAGTCTTTGCAAGAGAAGCTCGACGACATCCCAGATGGCTACTACGCCCGAAGAGTTGTGGCGCTCGCTGCCGCGGGGAAGATCGAATCTGATGGCAATCTTCACTACATGCGTTCAAGCGAAGTCCGGCTACCGCAGGGGCAGCAAAGTGCGGCCTAA
- a CDS encoding DUF2199 domain-containing protein, giving the protein MTFRFKCATCDEVHEGMPTFGAKAPLSYFEIPEEEREARCDLGSDDCVIDEKFFFVRGCIDIPVQGQADPFSWGVWVSLSRESHLKWIEYFGKEKRSHIGPFFGWLNAWLSPYPDTVNLKTRVHLRDDGIRPYIELEPTDHPLAVEQREGISVERVAEIYSLMVHRDGA; this is encoded by the coding sequence ATGACCTTCCGCTTTAAATGCGCAACCTGCGATGAGGTTCACGAGGGAATGCCGACCTTCGGAGCCAAGGCGCCGCTTAGCTACTTTGAGATTCCCGAAGAAGAACGAGAAGCACGATGCGATCTCGGCTCAGATGATTGCGTCATAGATGAGAAGTTCTTCTTTGTTCGCGGATGCATCGACATCCCAGTTCAAGGACAGGCAGATCCATTCTCTTGGGGTGTCTGGGTCTCACTAAGCCGGGAAAGCCATCTAAAGTGGATCGAGTACTTTGGCAAAGAGAAGCGCTCGCACATCGGCCCGTTCTTCGGTTGGCTCAATGCCTGGCTAAGCCCGTATCCAGATACGGTCAACCTTAAGACAAGGGTTCACTTGCGAGACGACGGAATACGACCGTACATTGAGCTTGAGCCTACAGACCATCCTCTCGCGGTAGAGCAACGCGAAGGCATTTCAGTCGAGCGCGTCGCCGAAATCTATTCCCTTATGGTTCATCGCGATGGCGCCTAA
- a CDS encoding signal peptide prediction yields MQWLRVAKLLWALPCSLVGLILATLPLALGGSAKVVSGALEVTYRQHLASCGKLALRLPFRGIVFGHVILVVTQEELSRIGPHERVHVEQYERWGPAFFVAYPASSLWQLMRGRHPYWYNHFEVQARLRSAEPLRPSGGV; encoded by the coding sequence ATGCAATGGCTCCGAGTCGCGAAGCTGCTTTGGGCACTCCCTTGCTCGCTTGTCGGGCTGATTTTGGCCACCTTGCCATTGGCCCTCGGCGGCAGCGCCAAGGTCGTCTCTGGCGCGCTGGAAGTCACCTATCGCCAGCACCTGGCCAGTTGCGGCAAGCTCGCTCTTAGGCTGCCATTCAGGGGCATCGTCTTCGGCCATGTCATCCTGGTCGTCACACAGGAAGAACTCAGTCGCATTGGTCCGCATGAGAGAGTTCACGTCGAGCAATATGAGCGCTGGGGGCCAGCCTTCTTCGTCGCGTATCCGGCTTCAAGCCTTTGGCAGCTCATGCGGGGCCGCCACCCGTACTGGTACAACCACTTTGAGGTTCAGGCTCGTCTGCGAAGCGCCGAGCCGCTTCGGCCGAGCGGCGGCGTCTAA
- a CDS encoding nuclear transport factor 2 family protein, whose product MTTEESANLATVRAYIKALESGAVGEALASFSTSDAVQIELPNKLNPQGGQSDLPTLLMRAEQGQKLLQHQTYKVRSEVAQNSTVAVEAEWSAVMAVPIASLPAGATMRAHFAMFFEFSEGRISRQRNYDCFDPW is encoded by the coding sequence ATGACCACTGAAGAATCCGCCAACCTCGCGACGGTCCGTGCCTACATCAAAGCGCTTGAGTCAGGTGCAGTAGGCGAAGCACTTGCTAGCTTCTCTACATCAGACGCAGTGCAGATTGAACTACCCAACAAGCTCAATCCACAGGGTGGACAAAGCGATCTGCCTACTTTGCTAATGCGGGCCGAGCAAGGTCAGAAGCTCTTGCAGCATCAAACCTACAAAGTGCGCTCAGAAGTCGCTCAAAACTCAACCGTGGCGGTCGAGGCCGAGTGGAGTGCCGTTATGGCCGTACCAATAGCTTCTTTGCCCGCAGGTGCCACCATGCGAGCGCATTTCGCAATGTTCTTCGAGTTCTCCGAAGGCCGCATTTCTAGGCAGCGAAACTACGATTGCTTCGACCCTTGGTAG
- a CDS encoding CYTH domain-containing protein translates to MGIEIERKFLVNGTAWRQGAGVRFSQGYLNRDKERTVRVRLAGEKAFLTIKGVSVGASRAEFEYEIPAADAEQLLKLSDGPVIEKICRVIQFEGFTWEVDEFLGENAGLVVAEIELQSEGQAFTKPDWLGEEVTHESRYFNSSLSTHPFNRWPASPATSSPTMPTCTGNCVAPA, encoded by the coding sequence GTGGGAATCGAGATCGAACGCAAGTTCCTTGTTAACGGGACCGCCTGGCGCCAAGGAGCCGGAGTCCGCTTCAGTCAGGGCTACTTGAATCGAGACAAGGAGCGAACTGTGAGAGTCCGGCTTGCAGGTGAGAAAGCGTTCCTCACCATTAAAGGTGTTTCCGTAGGCGCCTCGCGAGCAGAGTTCGAGTACGAGATTCCCGCTGCAGACGCAGAGCAGCTCTTGAAACTCAGTGACGGGCCAGTCATTGAGAAGATCTGCAGAGTCATTCAGTTCGAAGGCTTCACCTGGGAAGTAGACGAGTTCCTTGGAGAGAATGCTGGTCTCGTTGTCGCCGAGATCGAGTTGCAATCGGAAGGCCAGGCATTCACAAAGCCTGATTGGCTCGGAGAAGAGGTAACCCATGAATCTCGGTACTTCAACTCAAGCTTGTCTACGCACCCATTCAACAGGTGGCCCGCCAGTCCCGCCACCTCGAGCCCGACTATGCCCACCTGCACCGGGAACTGCGTCGCCCCGGCGTGA
- the istB gene encoding IS21-like element helper ATPase IstB — translation MLNEQTLNQLRTLRLDGMVAALSDVATHLMASELPFEQRLALLVQREVDWRDGKRLERLLKAARLKVCSACLEDIDWRASRGLSREVITSLAGGDWLRHGHNVLLTGATGCGKTWLACALGQQAARLGFSVLYTRAPRLLQELHVAHGDGSFGKRLGQLARLDLLILDDFGIAPIAAHERNDLLELLDDRVGTRSTLITSQLPVTAWHAWLDEPTLADAILDRIVHGSHKIALKGESMRKLTKTA, via the coding sequence ATGCTCAACGAACAGACCCTCAACCAACTGCGCACCCTGCGCCTGGACGGCATGGTGGCCGCCCTCAGCGACGTGGCCACCCACCTCATGGCCAGCGAGCTGCCCTTTGAACAACGCCTGGCGCTGCTGGTGCAGCGCGAGGTGGACTGGCGTGACGGCAAACGCCTGGAGCGGCTGCTCAAGGCCGCCCGTTTGAAGGTCTGTAGTGCCTGCCTGGAGGACATCGACTGGCGCGCCAGCCGGGGCCTGAGCCGGGAGGTCATCACCAGTCTGGCCGGCGGGGACTGGCTGCGCCATGGTCACAACGTGCTGCTCACCGGTGCCACCGGTTGCGGCAAGACGTGGCTGGCCTGCGCACTGGGGCAGCAGGCCGCGCGCCTGGGGTTCTCTGTCCTCTACACCCGCGCGCCACGGCTGCTGCAGGAGCTGCACGTGGCCCACGGCGACGGTAGCTTTGGCAAACGGCTGGGGCAACTGGCCCGGCTGGACCTGCTCATCCTGGACGACTTCGGTATCGCACCGATTGCCGCGCACGAGCGAAACGACCTGCTGGAGTTGCTGGACGACCGGGTGGGCACGCGCTCGACGCTCATCACCAGCCAGTTGCCGGTGACGGCCTGGCACGCCTGGCTGGACGAGCCCACGCTGGCCGACGCCATCCTGGACCGCATCGTGCACGGTTCACACAAGATAGCCCTCAAGGGCGAGTCGATGAGAAAGCTCACCAAGACCGCCTGA
- a CDS encoding GNAT family protein, with the protein MNVSVREMRLEEVESVINYFHGAAPEHLELLGVDPTRLPSKAQWKQLYEHDYSQPRERRKSLLVLWQADGRDIGFSSVDKIKFGEEAYMHLHVFESQSRKAGYGAMCVRQSVAIYFQLLKIKRLLCEPNAFNVAPNRTLQKAGFRYVKTHMTVPGPLNFHQAVTQWAIEQPLQ; encoded by the coding sequence ATGAACGTTTCCGTTCGCGAGATGCGGCTTGAAGAGGTGGAGTCGGTCATCAACTACTTCCACGGTGCAGCGCCTGAGCACCTTGAACTCTTGGGAGTGGATCCAACACGCCTACCCAGCAAGGCGCAATGGAAGCAGCTCTACGAGCACGACTACTCGCAGCCGCGAGAGCGGCGAAAGAGTCTCCTCGTGCTTTGGCAAGCCGACGGAAGGGACATTGGCTTCTCTAGCGTAGACAAGATCAAGTTCGGCGAAGAGGCATACATGCATCTCCACGTATTCGAGTCGCAAAGTCGAAAGGCAGGCTATGGCGCGATGTGCGTGCGCCAGTCCGTAGCGATCTACTTCCAGCTACTGAAAATCAAGCGCCTCCTTTGCGAGCCAAATGCGTTCAACGTGGCGCCGAACAGAACGCTTCAGAAGGCTGGCTTCCGGTATGTCAAGACACACATGACTGTCCCAGGTCCGCTGAACTTCCATCAAGCCGTTACCCAGTGGGCGATCGAACAGCCTTTGCAGTGA
- a CDS encoding DUF1304 family protein yields the protein MNRLAKALALFVVVFHMLAFVIEAFLWMRPAIYEFSLSRFQTVVPLGLHDQALLLKPHFINQVFYNLFLAIAGVAGLILVTKGKKEAGHALVGYMCASAVGAGVVLAFTSIAYIGALLQALPAAIALAAMLRASPSPALANAGA from the coding sequence ATGAATCGTCTAGCCAAAGCACTGGCCTTGTTCGTCGTCGTCTTTCACATGCTGGCTTTCGTCATTGAGGCCTTCCTATGGATGCGCCCCGCAATCTATGAGTTCTCCCTTTCGCGCTTCCAAACCGTGGTGCCACTTGGTCTTCACGACCAGGCGTTGCTATTGAAGCCACACTTCATAAACCAAGTCTTCTACAACCTGTTCCTCGCCATTGCAGGAGTTGCCGGCCTCATCCTCGTCACCAAGGGGAAGAAAGAAGCTGGCCACGCGCTTGTCGGGTACATGTGCGCGTCAGCGGTAGGCGCAGGCGTTGTTCTGGCGTTTACGAGCATCGCCTACATCGGCGCTCTACTGCAGGCGCTACCTGCCGCCATCGCGCTCGCTGCAATGCTTCGCGCCTCCCCATCGCCGGCCCTGGCAAATGCAGGCGCCTAA
- a CDS encoding helix-turn-helix domain-containing protein, which yields MRKYLDESQGSLGPHDSHLTEAQRVPLDALLIQGHNQRYAARQLGVSPSTVSREVKRARDYGFTRYVALFGQRAYAAGRKRAGRLRRRFCPSGRSRLWRLVRAGWHRRHRTLRPLASAAPCCRVVGLGALQSRDSASVLSPTA from the coding sequence GTGCGCAAGTACCTTGACGAATCTCAAGGCTCGCTGGGGCCTCACGACAGCCATCTCACCGAAGCTCAGCGCGTTCCCCTCGATGCCTTGCTCATCCAGGGTCATAACCAGCGTTACGCCGCCAGGCAGTTGGGCGTCAGCCCTTCCACCGTCTCTCGCGAGGTCAAGCGCGCTCGGGACTACGGGTTCACTCGCTACGTCGCGCTCTTCGGCCAGCGGGCCTATGCCGCCGGCCGCAAGCGAGCAGGTCGCTTGCGCCGCAGGTTCTGCCCTTCCGGTCGCAGCCGGCTCTGGCGCTTGGTCCGCGCCGGGTGGCACCGTAGACACCGAACACTACGCCCGCTTGCTTCAGCAGCTCCGTGCTGCCGTGTGGTCGGCCTTGGTGCCTTGCAGTCTCGGGACAGCGCGAGCGTGCTGTCGCCCACCGCGTAG